A region of the Nocardia nova SH22a genome:
CGCTCTCATGGCCTTCCTGGCCGGTGCCGAACTCGCCGACTCGCGATGCGAACCGACATGGCATGGATGGCTGGCCCGCGAGGGCCGCGAGACCTACGCATACCTGACCGCGGACGATCTGCTTACCGCGTTCGCCATGAACTCACTGGAAGGGCGGCCGGATCAAGACGCGGTGTTGATGCCGGTCTGCGCCGAGGACGTATGCATGCGAGATCGTCGCTACTACAATCGTTTTCTTGCCAAGCGGCTCGCGAACCCGCTGGTCGACGCGAAACAGCTGATCCTGTTCCAGAACATCCCAGCCCATGACGCCCACACTGTGCAACGAGCGCTGGCCACACTGCAACAGCTGTGCTCCAAACGCAACGTCGCCCGCCTGCACACTGCTATCCATTGGAGAGGATGAACCGAATGCACCTGATCGAGGTCGAGCGCAAACGCGCCGTCGCTGACGCTGCGTCCCTGTGCGATCGACTCGTTGGCCTGGGTTACCGCGAGGACGGTCAGGTTACCGAGGTCGATGTCTACTACAGCCGACCCGACGTGGACTACATGCAGACCGTCGAATGCCTTCGGATACGTCAAAGGGGCGACTTTTGCGAGATCACCTACAAACCGCCGTCGAATCCCGGCACCCACGGCGCGAGCCACATTATCGCCAAACGCGAAATCAACGTTTCCCTTGCAGGAATCGAGGACGCCGATGCCGCACGCGTACTGCTCGAGGCTGTTGGGATGCGCGAACTCGCGGTCGTGGAGAAGAATCGGCGTGTTTTCCGCCATCCCGATCGTCATGACACGGTGGTCGCTCTCGACAGCGTCATCGGCGCAGGCGAATTCGTCGAATCCGAGGTGTGCGCTACCGATCCACAGGAGGCGGCCACCCGCCTCGAGCAGATCGAGCGCGAACTGGGGATCGATGCACTTCGGGTCGTCACGGTGCCGTATCGCGACTTGGTCATGATGGCTGCGCGGTGACGATCGACTCGTATCATCTTGCCCACCCTGTCACCCTGCGACCAGACCGGTCTGGCCGTTGACCGTGGTTCGAGCAGGATGACAGCGGTGGTGCGGGCCGCGATCTTCATCCAAGTGACGTGGATTGCCGCTTCGCGCACAGTGTTTGCCTGATGGCCGCCAGGTGGTCATTCGTGGCGGCTGCCGGGACACATTGCGGAAACTAGGGTGGGGGACGTGAGGATTCGACGCCTGCGGCGCGTCTATCTCGGCGCCGAGTATGCGGCACTGTTCTTCGGCGGCACCACGGTGTACAACGCATTCCTGCGCGGCCGCCCGCCGATTCCGGCGCTGCTGGCGCTGGGCCTCGGCGCCGGGGCCTATCTGCGGCGCGCACCGGGATTCGACCGGGCGGCACTGTGGCGCAGCGGCGCCCTGCGGAACGAGGCCGCGCCGATGGCTGCGCTGGCCGGATCGAGTGCGCTGGCACTCACCGCGACCGTCGCGGCCCTGCGTCGCGACGCCCTCTTCGAACTCCCGCGCCGGAATCCGGCGCTGTGGCTGGCGGTGACGGTGCTGTATCCGGTGCTGAGCGTCTATCCCCAGGAACTGATCTTCCGCTCCTTCCTGTTCCACCGGTACGCACCGGTGTTCGGGGACGGCGCCGCACTGGTGGCGGCGAGCGCCGCGGCGTTCGGCTATGTGCACATCATCTTCGGCAGCTGGGTGTCGGTGGCGTTGAGCGGGGCGGGCGGGCTGCTGTTCGCGACCCGATATCTGCGCACCGACTCACTGCTCACCGCTTCGGTCGAACATGCGGTGTACGGCATCCTGATCTTCACCGTCGGCCTGGGGCGCTACTTCTATCACGGCGCCGCGCCTACGCGGGCCGATTCCCGTCGATCCAGGGGCGCAGTTTCTCCGGATTCCGGATCACCCAGATATCGGTGATCCGGCCGTCGGCGATATCGAAGGCGTAGACCGAGACGACCGTGCCGTCCTGCTCCGCGATCAGGCCGGGTTGCCCGTTGACCGTGCGTTCGAGCAGGGTCGCGGTGGTGGTGCGGGCCGCGATCCGCATCCAGGCGTCGGCGATCCGCTCGCGGCCGACGATCGGGTCGCGGAAGGTCACCGCCAGGCCGCCGCCGTCGGCCGTCGCCGTCGCATTCGGATCGAGCAACCCGATCAGGGCCTCGATATCGCTTGTCTCCCAGGCTCTTTTGAAATTCCGGACCACCTCGGCGCGTTCGGCGCCCGATGGGCGCTTCGAGGTGTCGATGCGGCGGCGGGCGCTGGTGGCGAGCTGACGGCAGGCGGCGGGGGTGCGCCCGACGACGTCGGCTATCTCGGCGAAGGGGTAGCGGAACACATCGTGCAGGACGAATGCCACCCGCTCGGCCGGTGTCATGGAATCCAGCACGACCAGGAAGGCCATGCTGATCGATTCGTCGAGTGTGACGCGGTCGGCGGGATCGGCCGGGGCGGGGCCGCCGAACCATTCGGGACGGCCGGGCACCGGCTCCGGAATCCATTCGCCCACATAGCGTTCCCGTCTGGCGCGCGCCGAGCCGAGCAGATCGAGGCAGATCCGGCTCGCGACCGTCGTCAACCACGCCCCGGGCACGGCCACCTCCTGCCGCTGCCGTTCGGACAGCGCGTACCAGCGCGCGTAGGTCTCCTGCACGACATCCTCGGCCTCGGCCAGCGAGCCGAGCAACCGGTAGGCGAGATTGATCAGCTGCCGGCGTTCGCCGATCACCTCGGGCAGGTGCGGGTCGGTCATGGGGCGGCTCCTTCGGGCTGGGTATTCCCTCACCGAAACCGACGAATCAGCGCACCGGAATGTGACACCGCCTGACATCCGGGACGGCTGTGTCGTCGGAAGGTCATGACGACAATCGGCATCATCCTCGGCAGTACCCGGGCCGACCGCAGAGGCGCGCAGATCGCCCGGTGGGTTCTGGACTCGGCATCGCGGCGCGACGACGCGGAGTTCGAGCTGATCGACCTGCGTGACCATCCACTTCCGCACTTCGACGAGGCCGTACCGCCCATGTTCGGCCCCTCGGCCGATGAACGCACCCGTTCCTGGGCCGCGCGGATCGCCCCGTTCGACGGTTTCGTGGTGGTCACCCCCGAATACAACGGCGGTATGCCGGGAGTCCTGAAGAACGCCATCGACCACCTGTTCGCGGAGTGGACGAACAAGGCGGTCGGGTTCGTCTCCTACGGTGTGAACGGCGGCGCCCGCGCCGTGGTGCAGTTGCGCACGGTCTGCGGCACGCTGGGCCTGGCCGATGTCGGATATCAGGTCGCGATCTCGGTACTCACCGATTTCGAGAACAACACGACCTTCGTACCCGGCGATCGGCAGGTCGCGGCGCTGGACACCACGCTGGATCAGGTCCTGGCGTGGAGCACCGCACTCGCCCCACTGCGCGCCGCCACTCACGTCCGATCCTGAGGAGACGACCATGACCACCACATCCGACGAGGCCGAGATCCGGCGGCAGATCGACCGGATCGGCGCGGGACTGCGGGCCCGCGATCTCGACGCCGTGCGGCGGCAGTACACAGACGGTGTCGTGTCCTTCGATGTCGAGCAACCGCTTCAGCATGTCGGGATAGCGGCGAAACTCGTGAACTGGGCGAAGGTACTCGAGGTCTTCGCCGACGTGAGCTACGAGATCCGCGATCTCACCCTGACGGTCGGCGGCGACGTGGCCTTCGGGCACGCCTTCGCCCGGCTCAGCGGGACCACGAGCGACGGCACCACGATGGGCGGCATGTGGGTCCGGGTCACCTACGGCCTGGTGAAGTCGGGCGGCACCTGGCTGATCGCACACGACCAGGTCTCGGTGCCACTCGATGTCGCCAGTGGCAGAGGGGTGGTGGACCTCGAGCCCGAGTAGTGACCGCCTCGGCGATCCGGTGGCCTACTCCGCGATCAGTTCGGCCTCGGATTCCACGGCCCGCACCACGGCCTCGGGCACCCGCGGCTGTCCCGGTGTGTAGGTGACCGCTCGCAGGGCGCCGGTGTAGCGGAACGGTCCGCGGCGTTCGCGCAGATCCCAGGCCACCGGCCCCCGGGCGTCGACGCCCACCGAGATTCCGGTCCACGGCGCCATGCCGACGAGCTGAACCCGGTCGGTCAGCTCGGCGGCGGGGGCGCCGTCGAGAGTGAGGGTGAAGTCCCAGCGCAGCCTGGGCCGGACGGCGGCGGTCAGGGTGATCTCCCGGACGCCGTCGCCGATCGGCGCCGAGGTCTCGGTGTAGCGGCCGAACGAGTTGAACCCGAACACGATTCGTTCGTTCTCGATGTAGAGCAGATAGCCGCCCTGCGGATCACCGTGCGCGACCAGGACGCCCTCGTCGCCCGCGCGGTAGCCGTCGAGTTCGGCGGTGACGGTGAAGTCGCGGTAGGCGATGAGTTTCTGGGAGCGGTATCGCTCCAGCGTGGGTGTGCCGGGCCGGATGCGCACCGGCGCCGACAGGCGGGCCTCCTCCGGGCGGCGGCGGGCCAGATCCTGACGGGTGAGCAAGGGGAACACGGTATTTCGCCAGGCGGCGTCGTCCCAGGCCCGCGCCAATTCCGCGACCTTCTCCGGATATTCGGCCGCGACATCGCGCAGTTCGGTGGGGTCGGTGCGGACATCGAACAGTTGCCAGTGCGGATCGTCGACGTCGCGGCCGGGCTCGTGCAGGGCGAGCAGCTTCCAGCCGTCGCGGTAGAAGCCGCGATGGCCGGTCATCTCCGAATACTGCTCGACGTGACGGGAGCGGGCGTCGAGATCGCGCAACACCTCCGCCGCGGACACGCCGTCGAAGTCCTTGGCGGGCAGTCCGTTCCGCACGCTCGGACGCGACACACCGGACAACTCCAGGAGAGTCGGCGCCAGATCCGTCACATACACGTATTCGTCGCGCAGTTCGCCCGCGGGCAGTCCCTTCGGCCACGAGACGATGAACGGCACCCGCACGCCACCGGCGAAGGTCTGCCCCTTGTAGAACCGGAACGGGGTGTTCGACGCCTGTCCCCAGCCGCGCGGATAGTGCACGCCCAGCCGCGCGGTGCCGATCAGATCCTCGTCGTGCGGGACATCGCCCACCCACTCCGGATCGTCGACGTGAGCGAATTCGGCCAGATAGCTACGGGTTCCGACCGGGCCGCCCTCGGCCGTGCCGCCGTTGTCGGAGGTGAACACCACGATGGTGTCGTCCAGTTCGCCGAACTGCTCGACGGTGTCCAGGATCCGTCCCAGGCTCTGGTCGATGCTGTCGACCATCGCCGCGTACACCTCCATGTACCGGGCGAAGCGGCGCTGCTCGTCCGCGCTCAGCGAATCCCATTCCCGCGCTTCGTAACCCGGTTCGGTATTGCGCGGCTGCTGTTCGGTACCCGGCGCGAACAGTCCCTGTGCGAGCTGGGAGGCGAAGCGACTGCGCCGCACCTCGTCCCAGCCCTGGGCGTAGCGGCCGCGATACTTCGCCAGATCGACATCCTTGGCCTGCAACGGCCCGTGCATGGCGACATGTGCGAAGTAGAGGAAGAACGGCTTCTCGGCGTCGTGGGCGCGCAAGTCCTTGAGATACGAGATCGCCTTGTCGGTCAGATCGTCGGTGACGTAGTAGTCCTCGGGATACTGCTCGACATCGACCACCGAGGAATCCGACACGATCTGATTCGGATGGAAGAAGGAATTGAAACCCTCCAGCGATCCGTAGTACCGATCGAATCCGCGCTGGGTCGGCCACGAATCACGATGTGCCGCAGGGTTCATCGTCGCGTCGCGGACGAGATGCCATTTGCCGACCGCGTAGGTGGCGTATCCGCCCGCCCGCAGGATCTCCGGCAGCGTCAGCACATCGTCGGCCAGCTCCAGCCGCAGTCCCGGATACCCCGGATCGGCATTGGCGACGAAACCGAATCCGGCGCGATGCGAGTTGAGCCCGGTGAGCAGGGCCGCCCGCGACGGTGAGCACAGCGGGGTGGTGTGGTAGTTGGTGAGCCGGACTCCGCGCTGTGCCAGCCGATTCAAGGTCGGCGTGTCGATCTCGGAACCGAACGGGCCGATATCGCTGAAACCCATGTCGTCGACCAGCACCACGATGATGTTGGGCGATCCGGCGGCCGCGACGGGCGGACGTGCCCAGGCCGGTGTGGAATCCGCGGTGGTGCGGCCGATCTCGCCGGTGAAGGTCTCGTAGCCGCGGGCATGGTCGGGGACTGCCATGCGATCAGACGATCCCGCTGTCGCCGCCGCGCCGCCAGGGTTTGGCGCATGGTGCGCGCAACCGATGTCCGAATTCGGCCTCGTTGTTACCGACGGTCTCGTGCCCACGAGCCGCTGCCGCATGCCCCGCACCGGCAGTGCCGCTGACCGGCGAAGACGGCCGTTGCCGACCGGCTCAGCCCTGCCCGGCTGCTATCGGGGTGCGCTGCGCCATGTTGAAGCGGTCAGGCGGCGACCGGATCATTCCGGCAGCGGCAGATATTCGACCGGCGTGCCGTCGGTGGCGTCGGCTGG
Encoded here:
- the cyaB gene encoding class IV adenylate cyclase, coding for MHLIEVERKRAVADAASLCDRLVGLGYREDGQVTEVDVYYSRPDVDYMQTVECLRIRQRGDFCEITYKPPSNPGTHGASHIIAKREINVSLAGIEDADAARVLLEAVGMRELAVVEKNRRVFRHPDRHDTVVALDSVIGAGEFVESEVCATDPQEAATRLEQIERELGIDALRVVTVPYRDLVMMAAR
- a CDS encoding CPBP family intramembrane glutamic endopeptidase; translated protein: MRIRRLRRVYLGAEYAALFFGGTTVYNAFLRGRPPIPALLALGLGAGAYLRRAPGFDRAALWRSGALRNEAAPMAALAGSSALALTATVAALRRDALFELPRRNPALWLAVTVLYPVLSVYPQELIFRSFLFHRYAPVFGDGAALVAASAAAFGYVHIIFGSWVSVALSGAGGLLFATRYLRTDSLLTASVEHAVYGILIFTVGLGRYFYHGAAPTRADSRRSRGAVSPDSGSPRYR
- the sigJ gene encoding RNA polymerase sigma factor SigJ: MTDPHLPEVIGERRQLINLAYRLLGSLAEAEDVVQETYARWYALSERQRQEVAVPGAWLTTVASRICLDLLGSARARRERYVGEWIPEPVPGRPEWFGGPAPADPADRVTLDESISMAFLVVLDSMTPAERVAFVLHDVFRYPFAEIADVVGRTPAACRQLATSARRRIDTSKRPSGAERAEVVRNFKRAWETSDIEALIGLLDPNATATADGGGLAVTFRDPIVGRERIADAWMRIAARTTTATLLERTVNGQPGLIAEQDGTVVSVYAFDIADGRITDIWVIRNPEKLRPWIDGNRPA
- a CDS encoding NADPH-dependent FMN reductase, with amino-acid sequence MTTIGIILGSTRADRRGAQIARWVLDSASRRDDAEFELIDLRDHPLPHFDEAVPPMFGPSADERTRSWAARIAPFDGFVVVTPEYNGGMPGVLKNAIDHLFAEWTNKAVGFVSYGVNGGARAVVQLRTVCGTLGLADVGYQVAISVLTDFENNTTFVPGDRQVAALDTTLDQVLAWSTALAPLRAATHVRS
- a CDS encoding YybH family protein gives rise to the protein MTTTSDEAEIRRQIDRIGAGLRARDLDAVRRQYTDGVVSFDVEQPLQHVGIAAKLVNWAKVLEVFADVSYEIRDLTLTVGGDVAFGHAFARLSGTTSDGTTMGGMWVRVTYGLVKSGGTWLIAHDQVSVPLDVASGRGVVDLEPE
- a CDS encoding arylsulfatase, giving the protein MAVPDHARGYETFTGEIGRTTADSTPAWARPPVAAAGSPNIIVVLVDDMGFSDIGPFGSEIDTPTLNRLAQRGVRLTNYHTTPLCSPSRAALLTGLNSHRAGFGFVANADPGYPGLRLELADDVLTLPEILRAGGYATYAVGKWHLVRDATMNPAAHRDSWPTQRGFDRYYGSLEGFNSFFHPNQIVSDSSVVDVEQYPEDYYVTDDLTDKAISYLKDLRAHDAEKPFFLYFAHVAMHGPLQAKDVDLAKYRGRYAQGWDEVRRSRFASQLAQGLFAPGTEQQPRNTEPGYEAREWDSLSADEQRRFARYMEVYAAMVDSIDQSLGRILDTVEQFGELDDTIVVFTSDNGGTAEGGPVGTRSYLAEFAHVDDPEWVGDVPHDEDLIGTARLGVHYPRGWGQASNTPFRFYKGQTFAGGVRVPFIVSWPKGLPAGELRDEYVYVTDLAPTLLELSGVSRPSVRNGLPAKDFDGVSAAEVLRDLDARSRHVEQYSEMTGHRGFYRDGWKLLALHEPGRDVDDPHWQLFDVRTDPTELRDVAAEYPEKVAELARAWDDAAWRNTVFPLLTRQDLARRRPEEARLSAPVRIRPGTPTLERYRSQKLIAYRDFTVTAELDGYRAGDEGVLVAHGDPQGGYLLYIENERIVFGFNSFGRYTETSAPIGDGVREITLTAAVRPRLRWDFTLTLDGAPAAELTDRVQLVGMAPWTGISVGVDARGPVAWDLRERRGPFRYTGALRAVTYTPGQPRVPEAVVRAVESEAELIAE